The following coding sequences are from one Selenomonas sputigena ATCC 35185 window:
- a CDS encoding exonuclease SbcCD subunit D, giving the protein MRFIHTADWHLGRLFFGRHLTDDQAHVLDELVHLARDARAEAVVIAGDVYDRAVPPVEAVELFDEVLSRLLLDEKLKVIYIAGNHDSAARLGFGSRLLAGGGVFVAGQLQADVAPVILDDAHGKVAFSLLPYMEPATVRFAYGEAAEDLAGFDEATSFAVARAAALVPEGCRSVAVAHAFIAGGALSESERPLSVGGSDSVSPACFAPFSYTALGHLHAPQQAGAANIRYAGSLMKYSFSEAGQRKGATVVDLAADGSVTIEEAALAAPHDLAVVRGTLQEILEDRERFPKSEDYTAVELMDKGPVLDAHGKLSRIYPNVLQVTRPGLMEQAGALREQGRKKLERPDDVLFGEFFADMTGETLDEAQKKELFDVLEELLREEREAKI; this is encoded by the coding sequence ATGCGCTTCATCCATACCGCCGATTGGCACCTCGGGCGGCTCTTCTTCGGCCGCCATCTGACGGACGATCAGGCGCACGTCCTCGACGAGCTTGTGCATCTCGCCAGAGACGCACGCGCCGAGGCCGTCGTCATCGCGGGCGACGTCTATGACCGCGCCGTGCCGCCCGTCGAGGCGGTCGAACTCTTCGACGAGGTGCTCTCGCGCCTTTTGCTCGACGAAAAGCTCAAGGTAATCTATATCGCGGGCAACCATGACAGCGCTGCGCGCCTCGGCTTCGGCAGCCGCCTCCTTGCAGGGGGCGGCGTTTTTGTCGCGGGGCAGCTGCAGGCGGATGTCGCTCCCGTCATCTTGGACGACGCGCACGGCAAGGTCGCCTTTTCGCTCCTGCCCTACATGGAGCCGGCGACGGTGCGCTTCGCCTACGGTGAGGCGGCGGAAGATCTCGCGGGCTTCGACGAGGCGACTTCGTTCGCGGTCGCACGCGCGGCGGCGCTCGTGCCCGAGGGCTGCCGCAGCGTCGCCGTCGCCCATGCCTTCATTGCGGGCGGCGCATTGTCTGAGTCGGAGAGGCCGCTTTCCGTCGGCGGCTCGGACAGCGTGAGTCCCGCGTGCTTTGCGCCCTTTTCCTACACGGCGCTCGGGCATCTGCACGCGCCGCAGCAGGCGGGGGCAGCGAACATCCGCTACGCAGGCTCGCTCATGAAGTATTCGTTCAGCGAAGCGGGTCAGAGGAAGGGTGCGACCGTCGTTGACCTCGCCGCCGACGGCTCTGTGACGATCGAGGAAGCCGCGCTCGCTGCGCCGCATGATCTCGCCGTCGTGCGCGGCACGCTTCAGGAAATTCTCGAAGACCGCGAGCGCTTCCCGAAGAGCGAGGACTATACGGCCGTCGAGCTTATGGACAAGGGACCAGTGCTCGACGCGCACGGCAAACTCAGCCGCATCTATCCGAATGTCCTGCAGGTCACGCGCCCGGGACTCATGGAGCAGGCGGGCGCTCTGCGCGAGCAGGGCAGGAAGAAGCTGGAGCGTCCCGACGACGTGCTCTTCGGCGAGTTTTTCGCCGACATGACGGGCGAGACGCTCGACGAGGCGCAGAAGAAGGAGCTTTTTGATGTGCTCGAAGAGTTGCTGCGCGAGGAAAGGGAGGCGAAGATATGA
- a CDS encoding efflux RND transporter permease subunit — MRNLTEISLKHKGLVWYFILVVFIGGIFSYGKLGRMEDPDFTIRQMVVSVAWPGATAQQMEEQVTDKLEKKLQDVPGLKELKSYSREGQAVIYVTLGDDVAKEDIRPTWRDARNLCEDEKRNLPTGVYGPYYNDRFDDVFGSVYAVTGDGWSYEEMREQAEKTRRALLAVENVQKVELIGVQPEKIYVEAARERLAELGIPPDAILSAIRTQEEMTPAGMIETQTDNVYVRVSGAFDDLEAIRALPIAAGGRTFRLGDVASVTRRYAEPAEPKMYFNGEPAVGIAVSMRPGGNILTLGEDLQKKIAALKDDLPLGLEIHQVSDQPQVVAESIDDFVDTLREAVIIVLAVSFLTLGLRTGFVVACCIPLVLTGVFLFMYGAGIDLQKVSLGALIISLGLLVDDEIIAVEMMSVKLEEGLDRFSAASHAFRATALPMLTGTLITCAGFIPVAFSKGMAAEFCASLFPVIAAALLLSWIVSVMVAPLLGYHIIRIEPKRDEKGEALLHQGRFYRAFRRVLEAFLAHRRLVLGATALVFAGSIALLGVCRQDFFPPSLRPEIIVEMHLAEGSSMKNTDGEAKRFAAFLDGLADEYRNYSVYVGEGAPRFVLTFEPVLAADNYAQFVIVANDKESREDLTAKIRTELSENFPNVRANLKFIQTGPPAAYPVMLRVEGEDKEKVMSLANEVADLVASDANTRDVNLDWQEKSKVLHLALDQDKLKALGLSTQMVQQMLYTELAGVKAAELYEGDRTVDIVLRLREEARDDLSRLEELPIYLPQAGYVPLAQVAKISYDAENGIIWRRDLKPAVTVRADIIAGTPTDAAKKAYAATKELRENLPAGYAIEPDGSLADSEDSMKYLLVPVPAMIFIIMTLLIFQVREGRAMLITLLTAPLGIIGVACGMFLTGEPIGFVADLGILALSGMIIRNSVILIDQIQKHIKAGESPWQAVIDSAVLRFRPIMLTAAAAILGMIPLMTSSFWGPMAVAIASGLSVATVLTLLVLPVMYVTVYRVKRET; from the coding sequence ATGAGGAATCTTACGGAAATCTCCCTCAAGCACAAGGGGCTCGTCTGGTATTTCATTCTCGTCGTCTTTATCGGCGGCATTTTTTCCTATGGCAAGCTCGGCAGGATGGAAGATCCTGACTTCACGATCCGCCAGATGGTTGTGTCCGTCGCCTGGCCGGGTGCGACAGCGCAGCAGATGGAAGAGCAGGTCACGGACAAGCTGGAGAAGAAGCTGCAGGATGTGCCGGGACTCAAGGAGCTCAAGAGCTATTCGCGCGAGGGTCAGGCGGTCATCTATGTGACGCTGGGCGACGATGTGGCGAAGGAGGATATTCGTCCGACGTGGCGCGATGCACGCAATCTCTGCGAGGATGAGAAGCGCAACCTGCCCACAGGCGTTTACGGCCCTTATTACAACGACCGCTTCGACGATGTATTTGGCTCGGTCTACGCCGTAACGGGCGACGGCTGGTCCTACGAGGAGATGCGCGAGCAGGCGGAAAAGACGCGCCGCGCCCTGCTTGCGGTCGAAAATGTGCAGAAGGTCGAATTGATCGGCGTGCAGCCGGAGAAGATTTACGTCGAGGCCGCGCGCGAGCGTCTCGCGGAGCTTGGCATACCGCCCGACGCGATTCTTTCTGCCATCCGTACGCAGGAAGAGATGACGCCGGCGGGCATGATCGAGACGCAGACGGACAACGTCTACGTGCGCGTCTCGGGCGCTTTCGACGACCTTGAGGCGATCCGCGCCCTGCCGATCGCCGCCGGCGGGCGCACCTTCCGACTCGGCGACGTCGCGAGCGTCACGCGCCGCTACGCCGAGCCGGCCGAGCCGAAGATGTACTTCAATGGCGAGCCTGCCGTGGGCATCGCCGTTTCCATGCGCCCGGGCGGCAACATCCTGACGCTCGGCGAGGATTTGCAGAAGAAAATCGCCGCGCTCAAGGACGATCTGCCGCTCGGCTTGGAAATCCATCAGGTCTCCGACCAGCCGCAGGTCGTCGCAGAATCCATCGATGATTTCGTCGACACGCTCAGAGAAGCCGTCATCATCGTGCTCGCCGTGAGCTTTCTGACGCTCGGCCTTCGCACGGGGTTCGTCGTCGCCTGCTGCATCCCGCTCGTACTGACGGGCGTCTTCCTCTTCATGTACGGTGCGGGCATCGACCTGCAGAAGGTGTCTTTGGGCGCGCTCATCATCTCCCTCGGGCTTCTGGTTGACGATGAGATCATCGCCGTCGAGATGATGAGCGTCAAGCTTGAAGAGGGGCTTGACCGCTTCAGCGCCGCCTCGCACGCCTTCCGTGCGACAGCTCTGCCCATGCTGACGGGCACGCTCATCACATGCGCGGGCTTCATCCCCGTCGCTTTCTCGAAGGGCATGGCGGCGGAGTTCTGCGCCTCGCTCTTTCCCGTCATTGCCGCCGCGCTGCTGCTCTCTTGGATCGTCTCCGTCATGGTCGCCCCGCTCCTCGGCTATCACATCATCCGCATCGAGCCGAAGCGCGATGAAAAGGGCGAAGCCTTGCTCCATCAAGGTCGGTTCTATCGCGCGTTTCGCCGTGTGCTTGAGGCGTTTTTAGCGCATCGCCGTCTTGTGCTCGGCGCGACGGCGCTCGTATTCGCTGGATCCATCGCGCTTTTGGGCGTTTGCCGGCAGGACTTCTTCCCGCCGTCTTTGCGGCCGGAGATCATCGTCGAGATGCACCTCGCCGAAGGCTCTTCCATGAAGAACACGGACGGCGAGGCGAAGCGCTTCGCTGCCTTCCTCGACGGCCTTGCGGACGAGTACAGGAACTATTCCGTCTATGTGGGCGAAGGTGCGCCGCGCTTCGTGCTGACCTTTGAACCCGTCTTGGCTGCGGACAATTACGCGCAGTTCGTCATCGTTGCGAACGACAAGGAGTCACGCGAGGATTTGACGGCGAAGATCCGCACGGAGCTTTCCGAAAACTTCCCGAACGTGCGTGCAAACCTCAAGTTCATCCAGACGGGGCCACCTGCGGCGTACCCCGTCATGCTGCGCGTCGAGGGAGAAGACAAGGAAAAAGTCATGTCGCTTGCCAATGAGGTTGCTGACCTCGTAGCGAGCGATGCGAACACGCGCGACGTGAACCTCGACTGGCAGGAAAAGAGCAAGGTTCTGCACCTCGCGCTCGATCAAGACAAGCTCAAGGCGCTTGGACTTTCGACGCAGATGGTGCAGCAGATGCTCTACACGGAACTGGCGGGAGTGAAAGCGGCGGAACTCTACGAGGGCGATCGCACGGTGGACATCGTGCTGCGGCTCAGGGAGGAGGCGAGGGACGATCTCTCGCGCCTCGAAGAATTGCCGATCTACTTGCCGCAGGCAGGCTATGTGCCGCTTGCGCAGGTGGCGAAGATTTCCTATGATGCGGAAAACGGCATCATCTGGCGGCGCGACTTGAAGCCCGCCGTGACCGTACGCGCCGACATCATCGCGGGCACGCCGACGGATGCGGCGAAAAAAGCGTACGCGGCGACGAAGGAACTGCGCGAGAATCTTCCCGCAGGATACGCTATCGAGCCGGACGGAAGCCTTGCAGACAGCGAAGATTCTATGAAATATCTTCTCGTTCCCGTACCAGCGATGATCTTCATCATCATGACGCTTTTGATCTTCCAAGTGCGCGAAGGCCGCGCCATGCTCATCACACTCTTGACAGCTCCCTTGGGCATCATCGGCGTCGCCTGCGGCATGTTCCTCACGGGCGAGCCGATCGGCTTCGTCGCCGATCTCGGCATCCTCGCGCTCTCGGGCATGATCATCCGCAACTCGGTCATCCTCATCGACCAGATTCAGAAGCATATCAAGGCGGGCGAGTCGCCGTGGCAGGCGGTCATCGACTCGGCTGTGCTGCGCTTTCGTCCCATCATGCTGACGGCTGCTGCTGCGATCCTCGGCATGATCCCGCTGATGACGAGTTCCTTCTGGGGACCGATGGCGGTGGCGATTGCGAGCGGGCTTTCCGTGGCGACGGTATTGACGCTGCTCGTGCTGCCCGTCATGTACGTCACCGTCTATCGCGTGAAGCGGGAGACTTGA
- a CDS encoding efflux RND transporter periplasmic adaptor subunit gives MRYGARSILALLLAGLLVSAAGCGDAPPEKAKPPLVRTERVETNEAAHVVNYAGSVRGRYEKNLAFQVGGRVIARAVNVGDRVEAGAPLLRLDASDIVQRSRQADAAVDAAKAQLDLAAANAARYRELYEAEAVPAAVLDQYETAYGAAAASYRQALAQAAEGHNAVSYTELLADAPGVISAVAAEAGQVVAAGQTVVTLVESGELEVEIAVPEDRLVDVPPGKEVAVSFWALGAGVVSGTVREVAPMADAVSRTYRVRVSVPAPPAGMALGMTANVAVGRAPTAAVRLPLAAIYQTGGKPSVWLVGADNKVFLQEVAVDGYDSNDVLVRGLPDGALVVTAGVHKLREGDEVRTGDAP, from the coding sequence GTGAGATATGGGGCACGCAGTATTCTGGCGCTCCTTTTGGCGGGGCTTCTCGTCAGTGCCGCAGGCTGCGGCGATGCGCCGCCCGAAAAGGCGAAGCCGCCGTTGGTGCGCACCGAGCGCGTCGAGACGAATGAGGCGGCGCACGTGGTCAACTATGCGGGCAGTGTGCGCGGCCGCTATGAGAAGAATCTGGCATTCCAGGTAGGCGGCCGCGTCATCGCGCGTGCGGTCAACGTCGGCGACCGCGTGGAAGCGGGAGCGCCGCTCCTGCGCCTCGACGCCTCCGACATCGTACAGAGGTCGAGGCAGGCCGATGCCGCAGTCGATGCAGCGAAGGCGCAGCTCGACCTCGCGGCGGCAAATGCGGCGCGCTACCGCGAGCTTTACGAGGCCGAGGCCGTGCCCGCCGCCGTGCTCGACCAGTACGAGACTGCCTATGGGGCGGCGGCGGCGAGCTATCGGCAGGCGCTCGCCCAAGCGGCAGAGGGGCACAATGCCGTTTCCTATACGGAGCTTCTTGCCGATGCGCCCGGCGTGATTTCTGCCGTGGCAGCAGAGGCGGGACAGGTCGTTGCCGCAGGGCAGACGGTCGTGACACTCGTCGAGTCGGGCGAGCTTGAGGTCGAGATCGCCGTGCCCGAAGATCGTCTCGTCGATGTGCCGCCGGGCAAGGAAGTCGCCGTCTCCTTCTGGGCGCTCGGTGCAGGCGTCGTTTCCGGCACGGTGCGCGAGGTCGCGCCGATGGCGGATGCCGTCTCGCGCACCTACCGCGTGCGCGTCTCTGTGCCCGCACCGCCGGCTGGCATGGCGCTCGGCATGACGGCGAATGTGGCTGTGGGACGGGCACCGACAGCAGCCGTGCGACTGCCGCTCGCCGCCATCTACCAGACGGGCGGCAAACCTTCGGTCTGGCTCGTCGGCGCGGACAACAAGGTGTTCTTGCAGGAAGTTGCGGTCGACGGCTATGACAGCAACGACGTGCTCGTCCGGGGACTTCCCGACGGTGCGCTCGTCGTGACGGCGGGCGTCCACAAACTGCGCGAGGGCGACGAAGTGCGGACGGGGGATGCGCCATGA
- the panF gene encoding sodium/pantothenate symporter has product MMEKLSLLLPLLVFMGLMLAVSFAVRVRREKEGAGFVSQYFIGNRAIGGFVLAMTTVATYSSVSSFVGGPGMAWKVGFGWIYMAVVQVTAIFLVLGIFGKRVALLSRRLDAVTIVDIIRARFGSDTLANLSAFVIVLFFLGTMTAQFVGGAKLFEAVTGYSYLTGLVLFGAVVVLYTAIGGFRAVALTDTLCAIMMMVGIVLLLYFVLEAGGGYRAILETIEREHPAMLAPLSAGDMPLGLYFTQWLLVGICTIALPQSVVRGISYRDTRGLHQAMLIGTFVIGFMNIGINFTGILAHGVLTGPVTDYGTVDNIIPQAIARSMPPALASIAIIGPLAASISTISGLLIVASSAIIKDVYMHEKMKKRRVPSMRRLRLLSMTSTVIIGALVFFLAASPPNLIWLINMFAFGGLETAFLWVMLFGLYWRRANKAGAMLSMAGGTVVYCAAQALKIHVFGLHPIVLGLSSSLAFFLLGTYLGKPTAAERLRVFFPDK; this is encoded by the coding sequence ATGATGGAAAAGCTCTCGCTCCTATTGCCGCTCCTCGTCTTCATGGGGTTGATGCTCGCCGTCAGCTTCGCCGTGCGCGTGCGCAGGGAAAAGGAAGGCGCGGGCTTCGTCTCGCAGTACTTCATCGGCAACCGTGCGATCGGTGGCTTCGTGCTCGCCATGACGACGGTCGCGACGTATAGCTCCGTCAGCTCGTTCGTCGGCGGTCCCGGCATGGCGTGGAAGGTCGGCTTCGGCTGGATCTACATGGCGGTCGTGCAGGTCACGGCGATCTTCCTCGTGCTCGGCATCTTCGGCAAGCGCGTCGCGCTCCTCTCGCGCCGGCTTGACGCCGTGACCATCGTCGATATCATCCGCGCACGCTTCGGCTCGGATACGCTCGCGAACCTTTCCGCTTTCGTCATCGTGCTGTTCTTCCTCGGCACGATGACGGCGCAGTTCGTCGGCGGCGCGAAGCTCTTCGAGGCGGTCACGGGCTACAGCTATTTGACGGGACTCGTGCTCTTCGGCGCCGTCGTCGTCCTCTACACGGCGATCGGCGGCTTTCGCGCCGTTGCCTTGACCGACACGCTGTGTGCCATCATGATGATGGTCGGCATCGTGCTGCTCCTGTACTTCGTGCTTGAGGCGGGCGGCGGCTACCGGGCGATCTTGGAGACGATCGAGCGCGAGCATCCGGCGATGCTTGCGCCCCTGTCCGCCGGCGACATGCCGCTCGGCCTCTACTTCACGCAGTGGCTGCTCGTCGGCATCTGCACGATCGCGCTGCCGCAGTCCGTCGTGCGCGGCATCAGCTACCGCGACACGCGCGGACTTCATCAGGCGATGCTCATCGGCACCTTCGTCATCGGCTTCATGAACATCGGCATCAACTTCACGGGCATCCTCGCGCACGGCGTGCTGACAGGCCCCGTGACGGACTACGGCACGGTCGACAACATCATCCCGCAGGCAATCGCACGCTCGATGCCGCCCGCACTCGCGAGCATCGCCATCATCGGCCCTCTGGCGGCGTCGATCTCGACGATCTCGGGGCTTCTGATCGTTGCTTCGTCGGCGATCATCAAGGACGTCTACATGCACGAAAAGATGAAGAAGAGGCGCGTCCCCTCGATGCGTCGCTTGCGCCTCCTGTCCATGACCTCGACCGTCATCATCGGCGCGCTCGTCTTCTTCCTTGCGGCCTCGCCGCCGAATCTCATCTGGCTCATCAACATGTTCGCCTTTGGCGGACTCGAAACGGCATTTCTCTGGGTCATGCTCTTCGGCCTCTATTGGCGGCGTGCCAACAAGGCGGGCGCTATGCTCTCGATGGCGGGCGGCACCGTCGTCTACTGCGCGGCGCAAGCGCTGAAGATCCATGTCTTCGGGCTGCATCCCATCGTGCTGGGGCTTTCGTCGTCGCTCGCCTTCTTCCTGCTCGGCACATATCTGGGCAAGCCGACCGCCGCGGAAAGGCTTCGCGTGTTCTTCCCCGATAAATAA
- a CDS encoding GGDEF domain-containing protein yields the protein MLGKRGRRTAHDFLRILALAAALFVIAASLPKALPAVAAHGLSSDSHEMTGFSLQHSAKEETEPTEMHCWQSANLPDEGDMQALLQEAQNGAEGWQCVTYPAQPLLSSETRYVYLTTSLPEEGHSGMGLFFKTTNQSVRLWLDGKLLYEYGSMEDGDYSYGTRWHLVPLPEGYAGKTLTVGMHSFSTVDLGRFDHLCLRDMRASVAELFFADLPFVFGLSLIFMMGSIVAIYSCTLRRNRGAYVFLLLFFLVYGIWMASVMNARYFLFDSPRFWWFVQLTAVYGIAILAFHFLAGFLPAAQRRTMRLLSVPFVLLLAASALGEIFVARGSFFACMNFYYPLAAIFAPWASILLWREAKRGNEYCRTALVPLLSIAPLGLFDGLWFQYHLFAWDTYITPFALLSFVVFVLSTIRMRIRDEVRSEAVQKSLENEIVEAKEKAQIDPLTRCFNRYKFNDTFPEWVKVAQNTDGHLAFMILDIDFFKRVNDDYGHDEGDHVLSSFAGILHTSLDRRHLLVRWGGEEFVILCLHYSLKEAEIFANHLRERIAQAPICNYRPIQCSIGVSRWHGVQKDTVEALLKRADDALYRAKQEGRNCVRIEQMESPSPDGGRSECAEGSLLDSEKTECAERPRIAGERAECAESVPAH from the coding sequence ATGTTGGGGAAAAGGGGGCGCAGAACGGCGCATGACTTTCTGCGCATTCTTGCACTCGCAGCTGCTCTCTTTGTCATCGCCGCCTCCCTGCCGAAGGCTTTGCCTGCAGTCGCCGCGCATGGTCTTTCCTCGGATTCCCATGAGATGACGGGATTTTCCCTGCAGCATTCCGCTAAAGAGGAAACTGAGCCTACGGAAATGCACTGTTGGCAAAGCGCGAACCTTCCGGACGAGGGAGACATGCAGGCGCTTCTGCAGGAGGCGCAGAATGGCGCTGAAGGATGGCAGTGTGTGACTTATCCTGCACAGCCGCTCCTTTCGAGCGAGACGCGCTATGTCTATCTGACAACGAGTCTGCCCGAAGAGGGGCACAGCGGCATGGGCCTGTTCTTCAAGACGACGAACCAGTCGGTTCGCTTGTGGCTCGACGGCAAGCTCCTTTACGAATACGGTTCGATGGAGGACGGCGACTACAGCTACGGCACGCGCTGGCATCTCGTTCCTCTGCCGGAAGGATATGCGGGGAAGACACTGACCGTCGGAATGCATTCTTTCAGCACGGTCGATCTCGGCCGCTTCGATCACCTGTGTCTGCGAGACATGCGTGCGAGCGTGGCGGAGCTTTTCTTCGCCGATCTGCCCTTCGTCTTCGGACTTTCTTTGATCTTCATGATGGGATCGATCGTCGCCATCTACAGCTGCACCCTGCGCCGCAACCGAGGCGCCTACGTCTTTCTGCTGCTGTTCTTCCTCGTCTACGGCATCTGGATGGCCAGCGTGATGAACGCGCGGTATTTCCTTTTTGATTCGCCGCGCTTCTGGTGGTTCGTGCAGCTTACGGCAGTGTATGGCATAGCGATCCTGGCGTTTCATTTTCTCGCGGGCTTCCTGCCCGCCGCGCAGCGCCGCACGATGCGCCTTTTGTCCGTACCCTTCGTGCTCCTCTTGGCTGCGTCCGCTCTCGGCGAAATCTTCGTCGCACGCGGCAGTTTTTTCGCCTGCATGAACTTTTACTATCCGCTGGCGGCCATCTTTGCGCCGTGGGCGAGCATCCTGCTCTGGCGCGAGGCGAAGCGCGGCAACGAATACTGCCGCACGGCGCTCGTGCCGCTCTTGTCGATTGCGCCGCTCGGGCTTTTCGACGGACTTTGGTTTCAGTACCACCTGTTTGCGTGGGACACGTACATCACGCCTTTCGCGCTGCTGTCCTTCGTCGTCTTCGTCCTGAGCACGATTCGCATGCGCATCCGCGACGAGGTGCGCAGCGAAGCGGTGCAGAAGTCTCTGGAGAATGAAATTGTGGAGGCGAAGGAAAAAGCGCAGATCGATCCCTTGACGCGCTGCTTCAATCGCTACAAGTTCAACGATACGTTCCCCGAATGGGTGAAGGTGGCGCAGAATACGGACGGACATCTCGCGTTCATGATCCTCGACATCGACTTTTTCAAGCGCGTGAACGACGACTATGGACACGACGAGGGCGATCATGTGCTGAGCTCCTTCGCGGGGATTCTGCACACCTCGCTTGACCGCCGTCACCTTCTGGTTCGCTGGGGCGGTGAGGAATTCGTCATTCTCTGCCTGCACTATTCGCTGAAAGAGGCGGAAATCTTCGCCAATCATCTGCGCGAGCGGATCGCACAGGCGCCGATCTGCAACTACCGTCCCATCCAGTGCAGCATCGGCGTTTCGCGCTGGCATGGCGTGCAGAAGGACACAGTGGAGGCGCTCTTGAAGCGTGCGGACGATGCGCTCTATCGGGCGAAGCAGGAAGGGCGCAACTGCGTGCGCATCGAGCAGATGGAAAGCCCGTCGCCCGATGGCGGGAGGTCAGAATGTGCGGAAGGCTCTCTGCTCGACAGCGAGAAGACGGAATGCGCCGAGCGTCCGAGGATTGCCGGCGAGCGCGCGGAGTGCGCTGAAAGCGTACCCGCACATTGA
- a CDS encoding MarR family winged helix-turn-helix transcriptional regulator, protein MDNLQVARCFSILDGRSRSYVLEACRPLQLTYSEYVLLLRLFDCEGASQEDLSRALQTDKSAVARTLKLLEQKGFICREKDAEDRRIKRIRLTEYGRMQHPFLLSVMNSWVNYLIDTLSPQDVSCVERNFRILAERSSKADFRELIGKTAR, encoded by the coding sequence ATGGATAATTTGCAGGTGGCGCGTTGTTTTTCCATTTTGGACGGACGTTCGCGCAGCTATGTGTTGGAAGCATGTCGTCCTTTGCAGCTTACGTATTCGGAGTACGTCCTGCTTCTGCGCCTTTTTGACTGCGAGGGGGCGAGCCAGGAGGATTTGTCGCGTGCTCTGCAGACGGACAAGTCCGCCGTGGCGCGCACGCTCAAGCTCTTGGAGCAAAAGGGCTTCATCTGTCGCGAGAAGGACGCGGAGGATCGCCGCATCAAGCGCATCCGCCTGACGGAGTACGGACGCATGCAGCACCCGTTCCTGCTGTCCGTGATGAACTCGTGGGTTAATTATCTGATTGATACGTTGTCGCCGCAGGACGTCTCCTGTGTGGAGCGCAACTTCCGGATTTTGGCGGAACGCTCGTCGAAGGCGGATTTTCGAGAGCTCATTGGGAAGACGGCGCGGTGA
- a CDS encoding YhdT family protein, with protein MTRKEKYHQVRREAIATGLALAALIVYWLFAGFGTANFLDNSIRIAGLPLWVVLGTFGTWAMALVIVTLLLRFVFRDMPLDDEERQKGGEA; from the coding sequence ATGACAAGAAAAGAGAAGTACCACCAGGTAAGGCGCGAGGCCATAGCCACAGGACTGGCACTCGCCGCGCTCATCGTCTATTGGCTCTTCGCCGGTTTTGGCACGGCGAATTTTCTTGACAATAGCATCCGCATCGCGGGGCTGCCGCTCTGGGTCGTCCTCGGCACGTTCGGCACATGGGCGATGGCGCTCGTCATCGTCACACTCCTGCTGCGCTTCGTCTTCCGCGATATGCCGCTCGACGATGAGGAGAGGCAAAAGGGGGGCGAGGCATGA